Proteins encoded by one window of Dioscorea cayenensis subsp. rotundata cultivar TDr96_F1 chromosome 20, TDr96_F1_v2_PseudoChromosome.rev07_lg8_w22 25.fasta, whole genome shotgun sequence:
- the LOC120251356 gene encoding uncharacterized protein LOC120251356, with translation MIPPEPVNKKLSRKTMIRRREADEESRGYTNGKVCKKGVTMKCSVCGIAGHNKRYHGQGRNSNVGGQHSGQQSEAGLQNPMDNIDPQVLEKHFTLLDSLAMGHDHVPATSQQQISKEAMSQIINASCEGNSSQTIHAANTRRQKFDTIGGKSKTPDPTNIAPHMTLSIKGGKKIGPTDERPPVIKVQSRDKEDIQRNKDVDAPKKRKIWVPPRVTNTGSGTGNARGPA, from the exons ATGATACCACCAGAACCAGTCAACAAGAAATTGAGCAGGAAAACCATGATCAGGAGAAGGGAAGCGGATGAAGAAAGTAGAGGGTACACTAATGGCAAAGTTTGCAAGAAAGGAGTTACAATGAAATGCAGTGTTTGTGGCATTGCCGGACATAACAAAAGATACCATGGGCAG GGGAGAAATTCAAATGTGGGTGGGCAGCATAGTggacaacagagtgaagcaggGCTGCAGAATCCCATGGACAACATAGACCCCCAGGTTCTGGAGAAGCATTTCACATTG TTGGACTCATTGGCCATGGGTCATGACCATGTCCCAGCAACCTCACAACAACAAATATCTAAAGAAGCCATGTCACAG ATAATAAATGCATCATGTGAAGGAAACTCTAGCCAAACAATTCATGCAGCTAATACTAGGAGACAGAAGTTTGATACAATAGGAGGCAAAAGCAAGACACCAGATCCTACAAATATTGCTCCACACATGACACTATCAATCaagggagggaaaaaaataggtCCAACTGATGAAAGACCACCAGTGATTAAGGTTCAGTCAAGAGATAAAGAGGATATTCAGAGGAACAAAGATGTTGATGCtccaaagaaaaggaaaatctgGGTCCCTCCAAGAGTTACAAATACTGGGAGTGGCACTGGCAATGCTAGAGGGCCAGCTTGA